In the genome of Bacteroidota bacterium, the window GTGGCGTCTTCCCTTTCTCAGTGGCATTCTTATTTTCTTTGTGGCCGGTTGGCTGAAGGTGCACGGACACGAGGTTCCCATATAGGCGAAGATCAAACCGCCATATGCGTGCAACGGATAGGCCCCAAGGCGTGTGCGGGCGCGCACTTCGATGGCCGGCTTTGCATCGGGCGCCTCGCCGGGCGTCTCCAAAATCTCGCCATCGGGAGCAAACAGCCCGTACATCCCGGGTTCTCCCTGGATTTCGATGTAATCATACCCAAGTCTTGAAATCCGTGCGAGCGTGGTCTCCAGGGATTCGGCTCGCATCCAGTTGTGGATGGCTACTTTCATAACGCGTGTGGTTGAGGTGTTTTGTACGTCAGCTGGTTTCACTTGAAAATACAAGATTACAAATAATATGCGAGGGCCAATTAAACTTTTTACAGCTTTCGGTTTGGCAAAAACTTTTGATGTCCATTTTTGCCGCCCCTTGCATATCTTGTGCAAAAGACCATTCAGGGAATTAAAGTATGTATCGAGGAGCCTGTAGTTGTGCGGGGTACGTAAATCGTGTGGCTTGCGCTTTCCTGGCGGCCTGCCTGTTTTTGCTGGTGGGTTGCCAACCGGAGGATGATCGCGTGCGTATCCGGATCTGGCATCAAAAAAACGATGCGGAGCGGGACTTTTTTAACGATGCGGTGGCTGCATACAATGCTGCCCACCCCGATCGGTACGTCGAAGCATTGTACAAAGAGACCGAAGAGCTGCGTAACCTGTTTATTGTGGCGTCTGTGGGGGGGAAGGGCCCCGAGCTGGTATATGGGCCGGCTGATAACCTGTCAATTTTTGCACTAACCGAGTCGATCCAACCCATTGATGGGGTGTTGTCGGAGGACTACCTCGCGCAGTTTAATGCAGATGGCGTCATTTCCTGGCGTGAAAAGCCATGGATGATTGCAGATCAGGTGGGGAATCACCTTACGTTTGTTTACAACAAAGAAATGATGCCTGAGCCGCCAGCTACGACGGATGAAATGATCGAAATGCTGCAGGCATTAACAAAAGATGTGGATGGGGACGGCAACATTGATCAGTATGGCCTTACCTGGAATTACGTTGAGCCGTTTTTCTTTATGCCTTTCCTCACGGGATATGGCGGATGGGTGATGGATGAGGCCGGCAATCCGACCCTGGACAACGCGGCAACGGTCAATGCTATCCAGTTTATTCTCGATCTGCGGGATAAATACAAGGTAATCCCGCGGGAAAGCGATTACAATATTGCAGAGACGCTTTTCAAAGAACGGCGCGCTGCTGCGATTATCAATGGACCATGGGCCTGGGCCGGCTATGGTGAGGCAGGGATTGATTACGGCCTCGCCCGCTTGCCCGTCATGTCTGCCACCGGAAAATGGACAGCCCCGCTGGTTTCTTCCAAAGGGTATTCCGTCAACATAAATGTTGATAGTGAGAAGATGCCTTATGTTCAGGAAGTGCTGGAATTCCTGACCAATGCTGAAATGCAGGCAGATATGGCGCGCAATATTGCATCGATACCAACCATCGACACCGTGCGTCAGGACTCTGTAATTCAGGCCAACGTTGTGCTGCGGTCGTCTCTCCACCAGGTTGAGGTTGGATTGCCGATGCCTATCGAACCGCAAATGCGGCAGATATGGGATGGCATGCGGGGCCCTTACCAACTGATAATGAATGGGGCAAGTACCGCCGCTGAAGGGGCGAAGCTGATGCAGGATGAAGTGGAGAAACGTATAGCTGACACATTCCTTTAGTCCCAACCGGCAACGAAGTAAGACAACCCAGACATTTACCATATGGCAGCAACTAAAAAAGATCGCTTGTTTTTGATGGCCCTCCTGGCGCCAACGATCTTGATTATGCTCGTGGTGGTTGCGTATCCCTTTTTTGAAAACGTACGCATCTCGCTGTCGAACATGAACATCTATCATATTCGAGACTGGGAAGTGATTGGCTTCCAGCAATATGCTGCCGTCTTTGCTGAGCCGCGGTTCTGGAATATCCTGATGAAGACGTTTTTATGGACAGGGGTGAATATTGTGTTTCACGTAACCCTCGGCGTTTTTCTGGCGGTTATTCTGCATCAGAATTTTGTTGTCGGCAAGCCGGCGTGGCGCATTCTGCTTATCCTACCCTGGGCGTTACCGCAGTATATCACGGCACTGACCTGGCGGGGGATGTTCAACTATGAATATGGTGCAATCAACCGCGTGCTTACCCGGTATCTCAATTTGCCGGCCGTTGAGTGGCTTACGTCGCCTTTCGAAGCCTTCCTTGCGGTGATCTTGACCAATATCTGGCTGGGTTTCCCTTTTATGATGGTGGTTGCCCTCGGCGCATTGCAGTCGGTGCCGTCTGAATTGTACGAAGCTGCAGAAGTGGATGGGGCGTCCAAGTGGAGCCAGTTCTGGAACGTAACAGTGCCGCTGCTGAAGCCGGCGATGATTCCTGCCATTACGCTGGGCATGATCTGGACATTCAATAATATTAATGTTGTCTGGCTGGTTTCCAATGGCGGGGAGCCCAATGATCAGACGCACATTCTGGTGTCCTTTGTCTACGAAGCTGCGTTTTCGATGTACCGGTTTGGCTGGGCAGCGGCCTTGTCGATGGTCATATTTGTGATCCTGTTCACCTTTACGCAAATATTTCTCAACCGCACCAAGGCCACAGAGTCGGTCTACTAAGCCTGATTTCGCAACCACAACTTAACACTAAACACCTGAATCGTTGAAAGGGTTATTCGGAAAAATCGGAACGTACCTGGTCCTCGCATTTTTTGCGTTTCTGTCGATCTATCCGGTGATGCGCATCATTACGATATCGCTGCGGCCAGGGGATCAGTTGTTGTCGACTTCGCTGGCATTCATTCCGGAAGGCGCCTCGCTGGATAATTATCGGGAGTTGCTGTTTGAGACGGGCTTCTTGCAGTGGATGGGGAATTCTTTCTTTGTATCTCTTGTGGTAACGATTACTGGCGTTGCGCTCGCTTCAACAGCCGGCTATGCTTTGTCTCGCTACCGGTTTCGTGGCAAGAAATCCATCCTGAGCGGTTTGTTGATCACGCAGATGTTTCCGGCAACGATGCTGTTGCTCCCGATGTATGTGATGTTGATCAACCTTCAGCTGTTGAATACTTTTCTGGGGATCATTGTCATTTATACAGCTACAGCGCTTCCTTTCTGTGTCTGGCAAATGAAAGGGTATTATGATACCATTCCGGTAGCGCTGGAAGAGGCCGCGCAGATTGATGGCTGTTCACCCTGGCAAGCATTTTATCAGGTGATCTTCCCGCTGGCTGCACCGGCTTTGGTGATTACTGCGCTATTTTCCTTTATGACCGCCTGGAATGAATACGTAGTTGCAAATGTGGTATTGCAGGATTCAGAGATGTTTACACTGCCGCTGGGCCTGAAGCTCTTCCAGAGTACGCTCACAACCCAATGGGGACTCTATGCCGCGGGTTCGCTGCTGGTATCCATCCCTGTGGTTGCACTTTTCCTGATGTTAAGCCGATATTTGATCTCAGGGCTTACTTTGGGGGCCGTAAAGGGATAGAAATCAATTGTTTAGCCAAGAATTGTTGCCGGCTATACCCTGCAAAAATTCTTCGGTTCTACATTCTTGTGTGACGAATTTAACGTACCTAGTTAGCCAATCATCTTTATTGTTTAGATTGGTCAACCAAGCGCCCCTGGCGCACCCGGATATACCCGGTTGCTTCCCTTGCCTGTCAAACTTTTGGATTTGTGTGTCCGTAAGGGAGCCAAACCAATTGTGCCATTGGGCGTTCATTCCCGAATTGTGGCATCCACCGTCATCGTAGTAGCTATGCCAAAACCCAAGGATGTTACCCAGCCTGCTCACAAGGTCCTAGGCAAGTTCTGGACACTGGCTAATATGTTGAGCCTGGCCAGGCTTGTGCTGGTGATTCCTATTACCTACCTGATTATCAAAGACGGGTCTGTTGCATGGATCCTGGGGCTCGTATTTGCTGCACTTTGTACCGATTGGTTTGATGGTACCGTAGCCCGCTGGTCGAAAACTGTGTCGGAGTGGGGCAAGGTACTGGATCCGTTGGCCGACAAAATTGCAGCGGTAACCGTTGTTTGTGCACTGACAATTCGGGGCAGCCTGCCCTTGTGGTTTCTCGTGCTGCTTCTTGTGCGTGATATTTTGATTGTTTGGGGCAGCACGCTGGCAACACGCCGGCTGCAGCGCGTACTGATGAGTCTGTGGTGGGGGAAAGTAGCTGTGTTTATGCTCGCACTAACCGTGCTGGGCGCCATTCTTCGCGCTGACCCGCCAATTATGAACATGGCTATCTGGATTACAGCTGGCCTCTACGTTTATTCTTTTGCACTCTATGTCATCCGATATATTCGCCTCATGCGTTATGTGGAAGATGTAGAGGACATCGAAGAAGGGCCGGGCTCCGACGGCTCCAACGCAGAAATTGCCTATCCTGTCAGCACCTCTGTTTAATCGATCGATTTCCCTCTGCAGATTTAACGATCGCTGACTGTACCCATTATCAGAACCTAACACCCTGAGTCTGGTATCAGGGGAGTCATTTATTGTCCGCAAAGTTGCGTAATCAGGGTATAATGGGACTTTTTGATCGATTCAAAGCTAAAGAGCAGGAGCGCCTGGAAGAAGGGTTGGAGAAAACGCGTACAAGTTTTCTTGGCAAGATTGGGCGGGCCATTCGCGGTAAAGATACGGTTGATGACGAAGTCCTGGACAACCTCGAAGAAGCCCTGGTTACAAGCGATGTAGGGGTAAACACAACCCTGGAAGTCATCAAGCGCGTGCAGGCGCGGGTTGCTGCTGACAAATACGTCTCTTCCAAAGAGTTGACCGGTATGATCCGAACCGAAATTGCTGATCTTGTGATTGGTAACGAGGAGCATCGGCCGGCCGACTTTGATGCACATCTGCCCAATCGCCCGCATGTGATTATGGTTGTTGGTGTGAACGGTGTTGGGAAAACAACCAGCATCGGCAAAATGGCGCACCGCTACAAAATGGCGGGCAAAGATGTGGTGCTGGGTGCTGCTGACACCTTCCGTGCAGCCGCTACGGAGCAACTTGAGATCTGGGCGAAGCGCGCAGATGTCCCAATTATCAAGCAAGGGCACGGCGCAGACCCTGCAGCAGTGGCTTTTGATACCATTGCATCTGCAAAAGGGCGTAACAGTGAAGTAGCCATTATTGATACAGCCGGTCGGCTGCATACCAAAGGCGGGTTGATGGATGAGCTATCCAAAATCAAACGTGTGATGGACCGCCAGGTAGACGGGGCGCCACACGAAGTGCTGCTTGTGCTCGACGCTTCAACCGGGCAGAACGCCATTCGCCAGGCTGAAGAGTTTACCAAAAGTGTAGACGTAACGGGTCTCATTCTGACGAAACTCGACGGTACAGCCAAAGGAGGTATTGTCGTTGGCATTTCTCACGAATTCCAAATTCCCGTCAAGTATATCGGCGTAGGAGAAGGGATTGATGACCTGCAAATCTTCGATAGCCGGCGTTTTGTAAACGCATTGTTTGATTAACAGGCACATCTTGTTAACTAAAAAACATCTCTTTTACCGTCAAAAAAGCGCATTAGGGGCTTGTCCCAAAAAAAATGCACTGATATGACTGTTAATATGTGTTAGCTTCCGACGAGATAATTACCTGAGAGGACGGTATTATTGTAATGGATGCTTAACAAAGCCATTCGCTTTCTTCCTCGGACCATTCATGTACAAAATTTAACGGTCTGCTCCGGAAGCGTTGTACTCCTCGACGGTTGTCTGCATATTTATCTGTCGCGTCCTCTTTATTTAAGAGATGGCAAAATATTTGCTGACTTTAATCGTTTGGACGTTAAAGCGCTGTAATGATTTTGTACGATGCAGTTGCGTCGCTTTTGAATTCGCCACCACGATGCCATTTTTAAGAAGTACAATAGCATTGTTGCTGCTGTGCCTGCTATCTGCCGGCGCGCAGGATACGTACGCACAACAGGGGCCTGAGGCTTTCTCTGTTGACGTGGTGAGCGTACAGCATGAAGATGCTGCTGACAAATCTCGGCTCGATATTTTTACCGCTATTCCCCACGCAAGCCTGCGGTTTCTCAAAACCGGTGAAGCATTTACAGCACGCTACGAAGTGACCGCTTCTGTGTTTGAGGTTGATGAAGACAACCGCAAGCAGCAGATGATTGAAAATCAGGTTTGGGCAGACAATGTCAGTGTCCTTCAGTTTGGTAATACGCAGTCGAGCCAACATATAGCCCACTCTTCTTATGCGCTTACGCTGGATCCCGGCGCATACATGATTGAAATCAGGTTGCAGGACCTTGCCTCTGAAGAGGTATATCAGAAAGAGTTTGTCACCGAGGTGCGCGACTTTACACAAGCAGTCAGCTTAAGCAGTTTGATTCTGGTCAACGGTTTTGACGAGCAAAGTCAATCTATTTCTCCCGTTGTTCAAGACCGCGTTTTTGTGAACAACCCCAGTTTTAGCGTTTTCTACGAGCTCTACGCCGATGAGCCTCAGGCTGTAAATATTCGGCGAGAAGTTGTTCGGACGCCCAACAGTCGGGGCTTGCCGATTCTTCGTTGGTTGTTCCGCCGCTGGCAGGCAGATGCCTCGCAGGGAGAGATATCATTTAGCAATACCCAGTCACTCAATTTGGGCGCCGGCCGCAATCCGGTTGTGCTCTCTATTCCGGTTGAAGGCTATGAAGCAGGTGAATACCTGGTCCGGGTAATCGCTGAAGATGCTGAAGGCAATCCCCTGGCAGTTGCAGAGCGCGCAATTACAATGGATTGGGTAGACGAAGCAGAATACCAGGGACGTGATATCGACATGGCGATTGCGCAGCTTCGCTATATCGCCAAGCCAAAAGAATTACGGGCCATTCGAGATGGAGACAGCAAGCAGGAACGCCGTGAGCGGTTCATTGCTTTTTGGGAGAAACGTGACCCCACGCCAGATACGCCATCCAATGAGCGGATGGAAGAATATTACTACCGCATTGACTTTGCCAATCGGCACTATACCGCCAATAGCAACAGCGGCTGGGAAACAGACCGCGGACACACCCTGGTACTCTACGGAGAGCCTGATGCGGTGGATAACAATGGCGCAGACCAGTCTTTCAGGCAGCCCTACGAAGTATGGCATTACAAACGCATTGGCCGAAGCTTCTTTTTCCTCGATAAAAACGGGACGGGCAATTTCAAGCTGATGGTGCCCACCTGGAATGCACGGTCTGCCATTCGATAGGTTTTTGGCGTGCAAACAAAATTTTACACTTTTATAAGGTGCCCTGGATTGAACCAATGGGCACCTTATCTGTTTTTGCGAATTATCGTATTACAGCCGCCCCCTGCGCACGCATTGGTGGCGCAAGAAATTAGCAAGGGATAGACGTGTCATCTAAGATTGTCTTTATGGGCACAGCAGGTTTTGCTGTGCCATCGCTGGAGCGGCTTGTTGAAGCCGGCCATACACCCGTTGCGGTGGCGACAGGCCCTGACCGCAAGCGGGGCAGGGGGCAGAAAGTGGCTTTTACCCCGGTGAAGTCCGCAGCACTCGCTGCCGGCATCGAGACGATTCTGCAGCCAGAAAATGTAAAGGACCCGGCTTTTGCAGAAGCTGTAGCCGCTTTGGAGCCAGATATTATCGTTGTGGTTGCATTTCGCATTTTACCACCGGCCGTGTATACAGCCGCCAAAAAAGGTGCATTCAACCTGCATGGTTCTGTTTTGCCTCGCTACCGGGGTGCCGCGCCAATCAACAGGGCCGTAATGGCAGGCGACGACAGGACTGGCGTTACCACATTCTTCCTTGAAAGAAAGGTGGACACAGGGAATATGATTTTGCAGCGCGGCATGCCGGTAGGCCCTAATGAGACAGCCGGCGAAGTCCACGACCGCATGATGGTGCTTGGCGCAGAGGCTGTGCTTGATACCGTGCGGATGATTGAGGCCGGCGACGTGCAGACCTTCTCACAGGATGATGCGCTGGCTACACGCGCTCCTAAAATTTTTAAAGAAGACTGCCGGATCGACTGGACGTTGTCAGCCGGTGATGTGCATAATCATGTACGCGGCCTGTCGCCTTACCCGGGTGCCTGGACCACCCACGGCGCCCACATGCTAAAGGTGTTCAAAACTTTGCCGGCAGCTGGCACAGGAAAACCTGGAGAAATCTTGCAAGCAGACGATACGCTGATTGTTGCTTGCGGCGAAGGGGCAGTCCATATTTTGCAGATTCAACAGGAAGGCCGTAAACGGCTCGCTGTCGCTGATTTTTTAAGAGGATACCAGGTCGAAGCTGCTGACTTGCTGGTGTAGATCATGCGGGTATGGCTGCCCGAATACGATCTGCATGTTATCGCTAAATTGTAATTACCATGACGGACGCTGATTCAAAAGGCCCCTCGACCTCAGGCTCGGCCCGTGTTTTTTCCAAACAACATGCTCCGCTGCACCTGT includes:
- a CDS encoding extracellular solute-binding protein — its product is MRIRIWHQKNDAERDFFNDAVAAYNAAHPDRYVEALYKETEELRNLFIVASVGGKGPELVYGPADNLSIFALTESIQPIDGVLSEDYLAQFNADGVISWREKPWMIADQVGNHLTFVYNKEMMPEPPATTDEMIEMLQALTKDVDGDGNIDQYGLTWNYVEPFFFMPFLTGYGGWVMDEAGNPTLDNAATVNAIQFILDLRDKYKVIPRESDYNIAETLFKERRAAAIINGPWAWAGYGEAGIDYGLARLPVMSATGKWTAPLVSSKGYSVNINVDSEKMPYVQEVLEFLTNAEMQADMARNIASIPTIDTVRQDSVIQANVVLRSSLHQVEVGLPMPIEPQMRQIWDGMRGPYQLIMNGASTAAEGAKLMQDEVEKRIADTFL
- a CDS encoding sugar ABC transporter permease yields the protein MAATKKDRLFLMALLAPTILIMLVVVAYPFFENVRISLSNMNIYHIRDWEVIGFQQYAAVFAEPRFWNILMKTFLWTGVNIVFHVTLGVFLAVILHQNFVVGKPAWRILLILPWALPQYITALTWRGMFNYEYGAINRVLTRYLNLPAVEWLTSPFEAFLAVILTNIWLGFPFMMVVALGALQSVPSELYEAAEVDGASKWSQFWNVTVPLLKPAMIPAITLGMIWTFNNINVVWLVSNGGEPNDQTHILVSFVYEAAFSMYRFGWAAALSMVIFVILFTFTQIFLNRTKATESVY
- a CDS encoding sugar ABC transporter permease gives rise to the protein MKGLFGKIGTYLVLAFFAFLSIYPVMRIITISLRPGDQLLSTSLAFIPEGASLDNYRELLFETGFLQWMGNSFFVSLVVTITGVALASTAGYALSRYRFRGKKSILSGLLITQMFPATMLLLPMYVMLINLQLLNTFLGIIVIYTATALPFCVWQMKGYYDTIPVALEEAAQIDGCSPWQAFYQVIFPLAAPALVITALFSFMTAWNEYVVANVVLQDSEMFTLPLGLKLFQSTLTTQWGLYAAGSLLVSIPVVALFLMLSRYLISGLTLGAVKG
- a CDS encoding CDP-alcohol phosphatidyltransferase family protein, which codes for MPKPKDVTQPAHKVLGKFWTLANMLSLARLVLVIPITYLIIKDGSVAWILGLVFAALCTDWFDGTVARWSKTVSEWGKVLDPLADKIAAVTVVCALTIRGSLPLWFLVLLLVRDILIVWGSTLATRRLQRVLMSLWWGKVAVFMLALTVLGAILRADPPIMNMAIWITAGLYVYSFALYVIRYIRLMRYVEDVEDIEEGPGSDGSNAEIAYPVSTSV
- the ftsY gene encoding signal recognition particle-docking protein FtsY, whose amino-acid sequence is MGLFDRFKAKEQERLEEGLEKTRTSFLGKIGRAIRGKDTVDDEVLDNLEEALVTSDVGVNTTLEVIKRVQARVAADKYVSSKELTGMIRTEIADLVIGNEEHRPADFDAHLPNRPHVIMVVGVNGVGKTTSIGKMAHRYKMAGKDVVLGAADTFRAAATEQLEIWAKRADVPIIKQGHGADPAAVAFDTIASAKGRNSEVAIIDTAGRLHTKGGLMDELSKIKRVMDRQVDGAPHEVLLVLDASTGQNAIRQAEEFTKSVDVTGLILTKLDGTAKGGIVVGISHEFQIPVKYIGVGEGIDDLQIFDSRRFVNALFD
- a CDS encoding GWxTD domain-containing protein, whose protein sequence is MPFLRSTIALLLLCLLSAGAQDTYAQQGPEAFSVDVVSVQHEDAADKSRLDIFTAIPHASLRFLKTGEAFTARYEVTASVFEVDEDNRKQQMIENQVWADNVSVLQFGNTQSSQHIAHSSYALTLDPGAYMIEIRLQDLASEEVYQKEFVTEVRDFTQAVSLSSLILVNGFDEQSQSISPVVQDRVFVNNPSFSVFYELYADEPQAVNIRREVVRTPNSRGLPILRWLFRRWQADASQGEISFSNTQSLNLGAGRNPVVLSIPVEGYEAGEYLVRVIAEDAEGNPLAVAERAITMDWVDEAEYQGRDIDMAIAQLRYIAKPKELRAIRDGDSKQERRERFIAFWEKRDPTPDTPSNERMEEYYYRIDFANRHYTANSNSGWETDRGHTLVLYGEPDAVDNNGADQSFRQPYEVWHYKRIGRSFFFLDKNGTGNFKLMVPTWNARSAIR
- the fmt gene encoding methionyl-tRNA formyltransferase; its protein translation is MSSKIVFMGTAGFAVPSLERLVEAGHTPVAVATGPDRKRGRGQKVAFTPVKSAALAAGIETILQPENVKDPAFAEAVAALEPDIIVVVAFRILPPAVYTAAKKGAFNLHGSVLPRYRGAAPINRAVMAGDDRTGVTTFFLERKVDTGNMILQRGMPVGPNETAGEVHDRMMVLGAEAVLDTVRMIEAGDVQTFSQDDALATRAPKIFKEDCRIDWTLSAGDVHNHVRGLSPYPGAWTTHGAHMLKVFKTLPAAGTGKPGEILQADDTLIVACGEGAVHILQIQQEGRKRLAVADFLRGYQVEAADLLV